In Zingiber officinale cultivar Zhangliang chromosome 3B, Zo_v1.1, whole genome shotgun sequence, a single window of DNA contains:
- the LOC122054897 gene encoding proline-rich receptor-like protein kinase PERK8 has translation MRSPSHQNLNTEYTLSPPSTPPPTAYRSRRPPPATARRPPPAGRPSPPPPAAVGRRPPPSAADSRPPIAARRPPIAARRSPAGARPPTVRWWRRSAGGGDGRRPATAAAGSCRKLRQKCGDRQ, from the coding sequence atgaGGTCACCGTCCCACCAAAATTTAAATACCGAATATACCCTTAGTCCACCGTCGACCCCGCCCCCCACCGCCTACCGCAGCCGCCGGCCGCCACCGGCCACCGCACGCCGGCCGCCGCCCGCCGGCCGCCCATCGCCGCCGCCGCCCGCCGCCGTCGGCCGCCGACCGCCGCCGTCGGCCGCCGACAGTCGGCCGCCGATCGCCGCCCGCCGGCCGCCCATCGCCGCCCGCCGATCACCGGCCGGCGCCCGACCGCCGACCGTCCGGTGGTGGCGGCGGTCGGCGGGCGGCGGCGATGGTCGGCGGCCGGCGACGGCGGCGGCCGGTAGCTGCCGCAAGCTCCGGCAGAAGTGCGGCGACCGTCAGTAG
- the LOC122056494 gene encoding uncharacterized protein LOC122056494: MRSPSPSDIGVEGSALSSTPPLPLFPLCGAPTLRNPNLDSPHGLSVAHKRPIVTPSATAPAPAAAESCRVLVPSVVAAPRRLASSAVRHIFRRLQLRLRFFLLLSFPFLYHLLSSSGAGSGDAVPGRSFLLDFFSALAFSSVLLLVLCVSFNVLPLPSFRLLLSRSSARLLPSHPAPASPVLWSIGSCSSPGKLKGDLRLASGSVVQVYNNGDVYEGEFHRGKSTGSGVYYYSMSGRYEGDWVDGKYDGYGVETWARGSRYRGQYRQGLRHGFGIYRFYTGDVYAGEWSNGQSHGCGVHTCEDGSRFVGEFKWGVKHGLGHYHFRNGDTYAGEYFADKMHGFGVYLFANGHQYEGAWHEGRRQGLGMYTFRNGETQSGHWQNGALDTLSTQSINLCSPIAVNHSKVLNAVQEARGSSKKAYDVPRVDDKVNKAVAAANKAANAARVAAVKAVQKRIPGNGDDIGNHIV, from the exons ATGAGATCGCCGTCGCCGTCGGACATCGGAGTGGAAGGCTCCGCCCTTTCTTCGACTCCTCCTCTGCCTCTCTTCCCTCTCTGCGGCGCTCCCACGCTTCGCAACCCTAATCTCGACTCGCCCCACGGGCTCTCCGTCGCCCACAAGCGTCCCATCGTCACCCCTTCCGCCACCGCCCCCGCCCCCGCCGCCGCCGAGTCCTGCCGAGTCTTGGTCCCCTCGGTCGTCGCCGCTCCGCGCCGCCTGGCCTCGTCCGCCGTCCGCCACATCTTCCGCCGGCTCCAGCTCCGACTccgcttcttcctcctcctctccttcccCTTTCTTTACCATCTCCTTTCCTCCTCCGGCGCCGGCAGCGGCGACGCCGTCCCGGGAAGATCTTTCCTCCTCGATTTCTTCTCGGCCCTTGCATTCTCGTCTGTTCTTCTCCTCGTCCTGTGCGTCTCCTTTAACGTCCTCCCCTTACCCTCCTTCCGCCTCCTCCTCTCCCGCTCCTCCGCCCGCCTCCTTCCCAGTCATCCGGCCCCAGCGAGCCCCGTGCTGTGGTCCATTGGGAGCTGCTCGTCCCCCGGAAAGCTCAAGGGTGATCTTCGCCTAGCGTCGGGGTCCGTCGTGCAGGTCTACAACAACGGGGATGTCTACGAGGGAGAGTTCCACCGAGGGAAAAGCACGGGAAGCGGGGTGTACTATTACTCTATGAGTGGCAGGTATGAAGGCGATTGGGTTGATGGGAAATACGACGGGTATGGTGTTGAGACCTGGGCTCGAGGCAGCCGGTACAGGGGTCAATACAGGCAAGGGCTCCGGCATGGGTTTGGGATATATCGCTTCTACACCGGCGATGTGTATGCTGGGGAGTGGTCAAACGGACAGAGCCACGGGTGTGGGGTGCATACATGTGAGGATGGAAGCCGATTCGTCGGGGAATTCAAATGGGGAGTAAAGCATGGCCTTGGCCATTATCATTTCAG GAATGGAGACACATATGCTGGGGAATATTTTGCAGACAAGATGCATGGCTTTGGAGTGTATCTCTTTGCCAATGGACATCAATATGAAGGTGCATGGCATGAAGGCAGGAGACAAGGCTTGGGAATGTACACATTTCGAAATGGGGAGACACAATCAGGTCATTGGCAAAATGGTGCCCTTGATACCTTGAGCACTCAGAGCATTAATCTTTGCTCTCCTATCGCTGTTAACCATTCAAAAGTTCTAAATGCTGTTCAG GAAGCTAGAGGATCATCCAAAAAAGCTTATGATGTGCCCAGGGTTGACGATAAGGTGAACAAGGCTGTTGCTGCAGCAAACAAAGCAGCTAATGCAGCTAGAGTTGCTGCAGTTAAAGCTGTTCAAAAGCGCATCCCTGGTAATGGAGATGACATAGGCAACCACATTGTATGA